A region of the candidate division WOR-3 bacterium genome:
GTGGGTTAATCGAGTTGGCTGAGCCCTTTTTTAAGCCTTCCAATCCCTTTGCGGATATCTTCTTCCGACGCCGCGTATGAGATTCTCAGAGCTTTGTCGTCGCCAAAAGCATGGCCAGGAACCAGGGCTACATGATGCTCTTTGAGAAGATAAGAAGCCAATTCGTCGCTGGACAAAACGGGGGTTGATTTCCATTTTTTTCCTATGTAATCCGAGATATCAAGCCAAGCGAAAAACGCGCCTTCAAGAGGAGCAATTTTCAAAGACGGCATGTCTGAAAGCATATTTTTCAGTACATCCCTTCTCTTCTGGTATTCGTTTCTCATCGTTTCAACGCAACCAAAACCCGCTTTCATGGCTTCAAGAGATGCTTTTTGAGACACTGAAGAAGCGCATGAAATAGTGTGAGAAGAAATTTTGGCGGCGGCTCCCGCAATATCCTCTTCGGCGATAAGCCAACCCA
Encoded here:
- a CDS encoding aminotransferase class I/II-fold pyridoxal phosphate-dependent enzyme yields the protein LVISDEIYDQIIFDGRKHYSFANVSEEAMKRTIIVNGVSKTFAMTGWRLGWLIAEEDIAGAAAKISSHTISCASSVSQKASLEAMKAGFGCVETMRNEYQKRRDVLKNMLSDMPSLKIAPLEGAFFAWLDISDYIGKKWKSTPVLSSDELASYLLKEHHVALVPGHAFGDDKALRISYAASEEDIRKGIGRLKKGLSQLD